The Juglans regia cultivar Chandler chromosome 16, Walnut 2.0, whole genome shotgun sequence nucleotide sequence GGGTTCAACTGCAGTCAGCAGTTGGAGTAAATCCAAGAAGCATCACTGATGTTGGCAGGGGATTGGCATCTCTTAAAGGTGGCTTAGAACTTGGCAGGTTCAAACACACAACTCCATTCTATCTATTTGGAATTCTATTTCCGTTTGCATGGGATGATTTGTGTGAAATCAATTTGCATCAGATTTAGCACTAAGTATCTTTTATAAGTATTGGTACAAAGTACAAACAAATAGAGAAGTGTAAAGCATGTATGCATTGTCTTTTGGTTTGAGGAATCGGAATAAAGTTTGGGTTAGGTTGGAGGGTTGGTAGGAGATTTTGTATTATGATACCTACAACTTTTTAATATCAAACTAAGCAATGAAGGATCGATACCACTTATAAAAAACGTAACGAATGATTAAATTCAATACCAATCAAAATCAACTAAAAacataatagtaaaaaaagataaatggaGCCCACTAAGTTCTTATAGTGGGCTTCATTATCAGTTCTGATACCAGTTGTCAGGAGGATAAACcttgggccattgctatagattttaatggttccagccttcatgatttccttttaTCTACTTCTAGTTCTTAACTAGGTGTATtatcttgtatacttcctgtgtacttgggctatactTATTtcagtattaataaaatatccTTTTActtgtagaaaaaataaagattatcaAAGCTTTAATGGTTTTTGATCTATGGAGTGCTAAATTAGATCTGCAGAGATAAGGAAAGGTCCTTTtcaagttaaaatttgaaataatggTGAGCCTTTGCTTGTAATTAATTCAGATAATGTTGTGCTTGATTAGTTTATGCACATTCTCGCATTTTATTCTTAGATATCAACTGAATTACCTATATGCACACTACAGGTGGCTGAGACCTTTTACACGCCTATTCtgtattaaaactaaaataaccaACTGATTGGAAAGCATAACTATATAGTCCATGTACCTaacatttaaaaacaataaatgtACCGATAACAAAAACTATATAGTCCATGTACTTCTGACTGGAAAGCATAATTGAGGAGTCTAAAATGTCCACAATGTCCAAAACTGAGTAATTGCATGCATCTTTTATTTAGTTTctgacacttttttttaatgtttgcaGCGGAAGCAAATCTGCCATTGTGACAAATACAACTGTAGAGATCATAGTTCCTGATAATGTTATTAGCTCAGTGTATGGGAAAAATGGTAGCAATCTGGCTCGTTTGAGACAGGTAGCCCATACTCTATCCATTCCAGCAGTATTGCTGTGTTGGCATCATTTACACCGGTATCAGTTATAGATTTTaacattatgatttttagttGATAATGGCTGCCATCTCTACTTATAACTTTGGAAAGCTTTCCAAAAGTTTAAAGTTATTTATTGAACTATTTCAAAACTCACTGAAGTGCTGCTACAACACAGTTGCATCCCTGAAAGCATTTGAGCTTTTTGCAGATAAAGAGTACCTCTTGGTTTTTCGTTTCTTTCGTTTCATTACCTTCTTTCTTTCTACCATTTTATCCCAAGCTGTACTTTTCTGATGCTCGGATACTATGGTGGTTGTCATTGTTTAATGCAATTTTTTAGAGCCAACTTGTACTTACTCTCTTGGTGTTTCTGATCAGATATCGGGCGCCAAGGTCATAGTGCACGAACCTCTTTCTGGATCAAGTGACAGGATTGTTGTCATATCTGGGACACCCGATGAAACCCAGGCAGCTCAGAGTCTCCTCCATGCATTCATTCTCACTGGATCATCGTGATGAAATTTTCTCATCCTCCTTTGGCTCATAGTAGTTCTCAGAGAAGACAACTCCAGTTTGTTGCTTGTGTTAGTTGCTCTCTCTCGCTTTCTCCCCCAAAAAAAATGTGTACATTGCAATAGGAAGATTCAGCCCTTCTGTATATGCCAATTCCTGGCATTTTTTTGGGAAAAGTTGGCTCTAATTTAACGAGTAATTAATCATGGCTACTGATTCGTATTTTTATAATAGGATGAAAAACGCTTGAACCCTTTTTTCCAACTTTCAGTTTCAACCCATTTTCGGACCCTTTGTATAATATCTATTTCGCAAAATGCCTGCATGATACATGGAGTTTTGCACTTTTCCGGCTTAAGAACAGTGACATGCCAGCCAGAATAGCAAACTTTCAacttccattttcatttttcactcgAGAGTTATTgggggagaggaagaagagaagctTAGTTAACTTCATGGAGATTCAAACAAGGGCAAACATATTCTCCCCAAGTAGCATAGTCTCTTGAATGCATCAACAAAAACCAGTACAACAGTTACTAACTTCGAAACAAAGATCTGATGGTAGCCAAGGCAGCTGGGGTGGGTTTGAGTGTGATTTCCACACTCTCATGGACTCCTTGCAGCAGCGGCTCACCATCCATATGCCAAAACTTTCCTCTTCTTTGCTGCTTCGAATATGCTTGCACACTTATCGTCATTGAATAGGACCCCAAATGTGACCTTCCAGACACAAgccagtttttattttattttatttatattagaaAGACCCAAATAACATATTGAAGTACAAATCGAAATAAGCTGatgtaaattaaaaagttattgtCTCCATCCCTTGCACTGCATATCAGAAAGGGTAAAAAAAGCTTCAATCTTTAAGGTTGAAAAGTAAAATCTGTTGTTGCAATTAGATATTTTCTTGTCCCAGTGAAAGCACCGACTCCATTATAAATGGAGTTTTCTGTTCCGCTTCTGGAAAAATCGTAAAAATCCCCATGAAAGAGCAATGCAAGAAATCAATCGGGTATGACTACTGACtaggaagaaaaagaacaacCAAAACACAACTCCAACAATGAGTCCTCAACTCAAGCATATAGCAATCTAATCATTCCGAATTGTTGGACACTTTTCATATCCCAGGACCCAAATGACACGATTAGATCTCCCCCATCTATCAGTTACCAAGGAGGAAGTATCGgctataaaatataagatatcaGGCAATATGCACGGTCCGTATAACCTGGATCCAGCCAGATCACCATCGAGTCGATTATTAGACATTCCAATCCCAGGAAATTATTCATCTCTCAATCTGGGTCGAGGAGCAATTTGGAATGTAAGGGTGACAGAGATGGAGAACAATGATCTCAAATCtaagagaaagaaaacaacagAAACTActgaaagaatgaatgaaaggtAGTGTAAGTAAGTACCCATTGTTCTGGAACTTGCCAAGCCTCTTTGATTTCTTCTTTCAAGTCTCtcaacttcttcttctacttcttctacGTTCATGGTTTCAGTTTCTAGATTCGAAATATCTCTTTTATATGTATCTTTCTCAATAAAGACCATATATGAATTAAGAAAACTATAACAAATCGTGTGTTATAAACTTATAACTTTAGTTCATCAGATGGATAGATTAGATGGGGAGATGCATGTGTGTGGATTTGATTGCATTTTGTGCCAAACAGATTCACTTGGTTGATTCCCCAAATTTGTGAATCAATTAGAATCTATCGTTCTTGAAACCAAAATCCAAATATATTGACTATGCagaatttgtctatttaaaatttgtacataatcttataaaagaattataaaaaacaattattcaaCTATTAAGTCGATTAATATCATTTAGATgataattttagtttataagatttaaaatttatttaataaaataattaaattatataatataaacactttattaaatatattatccCACCTAATAAACTTACTTGGATCattttaagttaatttatagattttataattctttttataaatatatcatatatcgtGAGCATATAACATGACATCTGATCGGCTCGTGCTCACTCAGCAATTAAGGTAAAACCTTGTATTCGCTGGCCACTCACCACTCTGTTCTGTCCCCTGCCGTAGAATTGCCGCATATCTCATCCGTTTCACCCCCGCACCCTCCAACAGTGGCATTCCCCGTAAATACTTGTTCTTTTACCTTTCTTCCCCTCTCACCGCTTACCAAACCGCTCAATCCTTAAAATCTCATGTACAGTTTAATTGCTTTGAACGTtggatttcattaaaaaaataaatttctttgcATTTTCAACTATTATACTTCTGCGGTAAAACTGAATtataggtatttttttaaaggataatTCAAGCATTTTAATAGTTACTGGAACTTATTGGGTTTGAGATTTAATTTAAATCCTTGATATTTTCGCTTTTGAATTGTTGTGATTCCGAAGAGTTTTCTCCTTCATTGTATTCGTGATTCCGTGAGTTTCAGGGCAATTTTAGGGCCTTTTGCTGTgaaggttctttttttttttttataaatattatatatatatatatatatttagccgtatttataaaatttagctATTTATTAGTGCTTCAATGTGTTTTTGAATTCTAGGGGTTTCTGTTTTTTGTACTTcgaaaaaacaaattgaatggGTCCTGTAATGGAACGCTGCGAAAATGCCGGAATCGAATCGTGAAGCTTCGATGTACAATTCAGGAGCAATGAACAATAACATAGAGAGTCACgttgaggaagaagacgaagatGTTGCAGGAGACGAAGAGTCCATTGACAACCCCCATATGCGGTTCGAAGACAACGCCTTAGCGGTGAAGTTAAACGGTGGCGTCCAGGAAGTCGCTACAAATTCCATGTACGTTCCCGGCTCAGAATTTCCTCCGGTGGCGGGTAACGGAGGCGCTGACCAACTCACTCTCTCGTTCCAGGGCGAGGTTTATGTGTTCGATGCGGTTTCTCCGGATAAGGTTCGGGTTTTTCTTCTAGGTGCTGCTGAAGTTTGTGAATTGTGCTTTGTTTTATGTGTTTGATGGTGATTTGGCAGAAAAGAGGTTTAGGATCTTGGTATGGGTTTTGGTTCTTTTGGTGAATTTTCAAGTGGTTTTGCCCTATGGTGCCTTTTAGCCAATGTGAGATTCGGTTAATTTGTTGGACCATACAGGATCATCGTActtattaattttatgagaagttaGTGTTTGCGGCTTGGTTGTGGCTAGTTTTCTTTATTATGCTTGGTCTCATAAATTTCTGATGCTGCTTATGGCTTACCCACCCATTAGggtttgggttatgtttttAGAATTTAGTATGATTATGTAGCATCTTAACTCTTTTCGACACCTAAGCTAGTTTGGTCTGCCCTTTTTGTTCCAATTCGTGCATCtgatttacttttatgtttATAGCTTTCATTTACCCTAAAAGACTATTAAGACTTTCCATTACTGCATTGAAGAATCAAGGTCATATTAGGCTTGTAATTTATGTgggatataaaaattatattggctTTTGTCAATAGTGATAGATTTTGGCGAGCTAAGTGTCCATGCGTTTCTTGTAATGGTTGTTCATCAAGCATAGGTGTATCACTTGTATATTTcttgtgtatttgggctatgcctatatTCTTCATTAACAAAGTCCTTCATTACTTACAAAAAACAGTTGGTTTTTGGGttatattctgtttttttttttttttttctgaatcaTTTCAGAGTTCTAGACTTGTAGAAAGATCTAGTTGTGTTATAGTTATCAGTAaaatactgttttttttttttcctttttttcctaattGCTACTCGATGATGGATTGTTTTTCCAGTTTGAACAGCCATGTAAGTCGAAGTGGCTCTTTTAATGGATCTTGCTTGtggtaagaaaaatattaaaaacagaTTACTCTATccaagaaagagaaggaaacaaaTTATCCGGTTCTTGTTATCTTCGTACACATCGAGTATTTTCGGGTTTAAGGCTTGTAAATATGAAACGGTAAGTAAGTTAAGCTTTTCCTGGGTTGATTTGACAGGTGCAGGCAGTGTTGTTACTTTTGGGTGGATATGAAATCCCTTCTGTCATGCCGACCATGGGAGCAGCACCTCTTAATCTAAGGGTGGTAAATGCTTAAATCACAGAAGTTTTCTGAATACTATGGCATGTTCCAAAGTTGTTGATTTGTTTGTACTTTCACTGGCATGGCTACATCTGTTCCAGGGTATGAATGACTTTCCTGGAAGATCAATTCAACCACAGAGAGCTGCTTCTTTAAGCCGTTTTcgggagaagagaaaagagcGGTGTTTTGATAAGAAAATCCGTTATAGTGTACGGAAAGAAGTTGCACTCAGGTATTACATTGCCCTTATGTTTAAATTACacttttaaatgcaaaacaagttgcagattaaaatttgattattctaGTTGAATTAGCTGTTctcatattaaatataatgttGGTTTTatatccaacaaaaataaaaacttggggTCTTAGTTAGAGCTAGACTTGTATACTAGAGACTCAAAGAGGTTGGCTTTGAAAATACTTGTGATCTCAATAATAATTCAGGCGTTGCTCTTGTGTATGTCCCGTATATTTGGGCTTTTgcctactcttttgatcaataaaaatttgtttaccgataaaagaAATATACTTTAGGGTTGcactgtttctctctctctctctctctctctgtgtttttgAGGGGGAGTGAGTTGGATATTATGTAATAAATGCAGCATTGTGAAGTTGTGCTGGTTCCCACTCACTGtctattgtttcttttttccccaCCTATATCTTTACTGCCTTTCCCCCTTCTGCCAGAATGGGTTTCCTTCTGGTCACCTTCTCATCTTTCATCCGTGCCTATATTCAGGATGCAGCGTAAGAAGGGTCAGTTTACATCATCCAAGGCCATAGCTGATGTAGTGGGGTCA carries:
- the LOC108995730 gene encoding GATA transcription factor 24-like translates to MPESNREASMYNSGAMNNNIESHVEEEDEDVAGDEESIDNPHMRFEDNALAVKLNGGVQEVATNSMYVPGSEFPPVAGNGGADQLTLSFQGEVYVFDAVSPDKVQAVLLLLGGYEIPSVMPTMGAAPLNLRVGMNDFPGRSIQPQRAASLSRFREKRKERCFDKKIRYSVRKEVALRMQRKKGQFTSSKAIADVVGSESSVLSGAQGSGQDDSMQETLCTHCGISSKSTPMMRRGPAGPRTLCNACGLKWANKGVLRDLPKVSNVSVLDSSVKTIEQGDGDAIDSDAVTPAAAELVSSANGDNSAVTAER